The genomic window GCGCCCGTGCTCGAGAGCCCTTTCGTCAGGTTGGGCCATCGTCCGCTGTCCCGCACGCCGGTGGCCGTCGTGAATCTCGACGGTCGTCCGCGTTCGGATCGCGCCCCGGTGACGACGGACGATGCCGGCGCCTTCAAGTTCAGGAATCTGGCCGATGGCGAGCCGATCTTTCTGCGGGCCCAGTTCGCTTCCGATCCCCCTCAGGTGCTTTACGCCTTCGCGCGTCCCAAGGCGCCAATGGACTGTGCGGAGGTCCTGCTGCGTGGCCTCCCTCCCCCTCGTCGTTTGCTGCATCATCCCCCTCACCGCGGCGTGGAACTGTCGCTGGCCAGCACCATTCTGGCCCGGGCCGTGGCGCGTTCCGAATGGCTGCCGGAAACTTTCGAGCCAGACCAGGCCAGCAACCTGCTGGCCCACATCGAGGCGCGTCTGGTGACGGTGCTTGACCAGCTTTCAGCCAAGTCGGGAAAACCCGTGGACGAACTCGTCACGGCCTTCCTGTCCCAGGAAATGCCTCCCGATCCCAGCTACGGCTGGGTCGAGGGGGTGGACCTGGTGCAACTGGTGGTCTGGGACGATGAGGAGATTTCCAAGACCATCTCGGAGAGTGGTCAGGCTTGGTTGAACGTGACCTTCACGATTCAGGCCGTGGGAGACAACCGGGCCTCCTATCCGGGGCAGCGGCTGCAGCGCTATCTGGCGCGCGGCGAGACACGCTTCGTCTGCACCGTCCCGCCCGATGCCGAGACCTATCAGGCGGTTTCCTTCTGGCTGAACAACCAGAAGGTGGCGGAGGCCGAGCGCAAGGGGCTGACGTGGCAGGCGCGGGTGGACACGGGCGACTGGCCGGACGGCCCCTATGCCGTCTCGGCCCAGGCCTGGCGGTCATCGCAACGGGACCCCGTGCTGCTCGGCAAGGCCTACCTGTATCTCGACAACGCGCGTCGCTATGTGCAGGGGTGCCCCGAGTGAGCGGGGGGACCTCATCGGCCCGCCACGGGGACGTACCGGGTGGCCGAGCGGCGGGCGGCGGTATGGCGCCGATTGACAAGGCCCGCTTGCCTTTTTACGATTTCACGACGACGTGGATCCGGTGTTTCGGGGCGTCGCAGCAGGCGGGAGTGCGGGCATTGCAGTCGAGTGGTGGGATCAGGTGGGGCGTGCGGGCATTGCTGGCGGCCAGCCTGCTGGCGTGGCACCCGCTGGATGGCCTGGCGGCGGCCACGCGCCCGGCCCCGCCCAAGACCCCTTCGCTCGACCCGGACGGCTTGTTGCTCCGACCGGGCAAGCTTTCCGGGGCTCTTCAAACGTACAAGGTGCGCCCCGGGGATTACCTCAACGAGCTCGGCGTCCAGTTCAAGATCAACCCCATTCGCATCACCAAGCCCAATGGCGCCACGCTGCTCGATGGCATGGAGGTCGGAGAGGTGATCCAGGTCGACCTGCGCCGCGTCACGCCCTCGTTTCCTCGCGATCTGGACGGCCTCGTCGTCAACCTGCCGGAAGCGCACGTCTACCTGCTCGAGAAAGGCCGACTGGTGAAGGACTATGCGGTGGGCGTGTCGAATGCCGAGCACAAGGCTCCGATCGGGCCGACCCGCGTCGTGAGCCTCTCGAAGAACCCCACCTGGTTCGTGCCCAGCTCGATTCAGAAAGAGATGGCCGATCAGGGCCGCGAGGTCAAGCGTTTCATTCTGCCTGGGCCGGAGAATCCGCTGGGGTCCCGCTGGATCGGGTTTG from Candidatus Sericytochromatia bacterium includes these protein-coding regions:
- a CDS encoding L,D-transpeptidase — encoded protein: MRALLAASLLAWHPLDGLAAATRPAPPKTPSLDPDGLLLRPGKLSGALQTYKVRPGDYLNELGVQFKINPIRITKPNGATLLDGMEVGEVIQVDLRRVTPSFPRDLDGLVVNLPEAHVYLLEKGRLVKDYAVGVSNAEHKAPIGPTRVVSLSKNPTWFVPSSIQKEMADQGREVKRFILPGPENPLGSRWIGFADGTFGFHGTTMPWSIKRYASHGCVRFLRDDIEDLYDRVRMGMRVRVIYQPVILGVEGSAIWLSVYPDYYNLGYDYHAAVKQLAKEAGVLARIHAPALERALRDRDGIPVNLAPPPPTPPSPRPSRSPRPQMTAPPVLLPASPSLPVSPLPTPTATPTASPTPTPTPIPSPTPLRPPGYPLYPAPHDG